The following are encoded together in the Lathyrus oleraceus cultivar Zhongwan6 chromosome 3, CAAS_Psat_ZW6_1.0, whole genome shotgun sequence genome:
- the LOC127127691 gene encoding uncharacterized protein LOC127127691 produces MQILQWLFKKEQEQERKKSTFHEKYDKVKGSNVLKHGGSYKRTKRFLCSKHGYKNLKIFSFLNRKDIPKAWFFRTLNIRRIRFDIRHFVYSMKTKKDESSREEAIVNKTDSTVHAANKVLPITHETPLSSSSERNEQGDINITKKKPISRMKELLRWAASARTDKGGKFYGRKVLIMLRRRGNMKAVQDDDEVMSDSPKISFRWDVESSSTTSSAYSAFSMASSTRNGQNKIATSAISLPPSESGYTPSRKGSWITTDSEFVVLEL; encoded by the exons ATGCAG ATTCTTCAATGGTTATTTAAAAAGGAACAAGAACAAGAAAGAAAGAAAAGCACCTTCCATG AAAAATATGATAAAGTGAAAGGGAGTAATGTACTAAAGCATGGTGGATCATATAAAAGGACAAAGAGATTCTTATGTAGCAAACATGGTTACAAGAACTTGAAGATATTCTCTTTTCTAAATAGAAAAGACATTCCAAAGGCTTGGTTTTTCAGAACTCTCAACATAAGGAGAATACGTTTTGATATAAGACATTTTGTTTACTCGATGAAAACGAAGAAAGACGAATCGTCTCGAGAGGAAGCGATCGTTAACAAGACAGACTCGACGGTTCATGCAGCGAACAAAGTTTTGCCTATAACTCATGAGACACCATTGTCATCTTCATCTGAAAGAAATGAGCAAGGTGATATCAATATAACCAAAAAGAAGCCGATTTCTAGGATGAAAGAGTTACTTAGATGGGCTGCTTCTGCTAGAACAGATAAAGGAGGAAAATTCTATGGAAGAAAG GTTTTGATAATGCTGCGACGGCGCGGAAACATGAAAGCTGTTCAAGATGATGATGAAGTTATGAGTGATTCACCAAAGATCAGTTTCAGATGGGATGTAGAAAGCTCCTCCACTACTTCTTCTGCTTACTCAGCTTTCTCGATGGCTTCTTCAACAAGAAATGGACAGAACAAAATTGCAACTTCAGCTATATCACTCCCTCCTTCAGAAAGTGGCTACACCCCTAGTAGAAAAGGAAGCTGGATCACAACAGATTCTGAAT TTGTGGTGCTGGAACTATGA